One bacterium genomic window, TAGGGTTCAATGGGTTCCGGCTTACTTCGCCTGTACTCCTCGAGCTCTTCCTTGGTGAGCGGATACCATTCGTTGTATGGGTAGCGCCTGAAAAACCCAGACAGTCGCTCTCTGAAGTGCGCGGCGGCAACCTCATTGAGCCTACCCATTCTACGCTGTGCCCTCATGCTTTCCAGATCCTTCCTAGCGATCCGGAGCATGGTGCTGAAGTCGGCTCCCATTCTCTCGGTGAAACCAATCTCATGATTGACGGGGAGATAAAACCACTCGTAGTTGACACGAGCGTGCTGTGTGATCACGCCGACCCATTTCTTCGGGGTGTCCTTCATGTCCGCGATGCGAGGATAAATCTCTCGAAAGGGTCTGATCTCGCACAACGATATGTCACGGCTTCTTAAAGCGTCGCAATCTTGCGTGACAACCATCCCGATAACCGGCCTTATGTACACGGCAGCGCGAACTGGACGGCATCCCCATCCGTCAATTAGATCGACCCATCGACCCTCAACGGGATTATCCTGTTCATCAAAGGCGTGAAGCTTCTCCAGCGACACATCGACTCGGGGAACATCGCGGAATATGTCTCCCTGACGGATAGGATCGCCAGGCGAGGGCCTTTCATAAACCAACCGCTCAATCCTCTTCCAACACGTCCATAAGTCCGCCAATGAAGCGCGATTGAGCTTCCGCAACCTTTCTGCGCTCGTCTTCCGCCTCCTCAAGCTGGCGACGTGCGGAGGCAAAGGCGTCCGCAAGAGTGATCCTCTTAAATGGACTCCGAAGGCTGAATTCGCTCCTCTCAACGCCGGTAGCGAGCGATTTTCCGCTGGCTTCGCTTTCATAGAAACACATTTGCTTCCCCTCAAACGTTGTTGTTGACGAATCAGGGCACGTCGTCGGCAAGGATACACCCCATCCAAACATAGCTCGGAGGGATTGCTCGTCAGAGGCAATGTCAAGAAGCGGAACTTTGGTCAAACGGGCAAACGAGTCTTGCGATACGCGGATCAGCTCAGGCATCTTCACTGCCCCCAAATTGATTCTCTAGTTCTCCCTTTATCAAGTTGAAGAACCAGCTTTCTGCCACTTCATGAGCATTCTTAAGCCATAACTCGCATTCGTCAACCTCACGAGGTGACTGCTCCTTCTGAGATTGAATGTTCAACTCCCAAATCACTGCCGGTTTGCCCGAGCTTTGACCGGTGGCCAGTCGGATGGTTCCCACACCCTCCGGCCTGTTCAATGGGTACGACATGCTCAGGTAGAAGCCAACTGGGTCGCCTGAGATTTGAGGTGAAGCGGCCACCTGATCCGGAAGAGCAACCTTTGTGTGCAGCTTAGCAGACATATATTCGATAATGTCGGTGTCTCTTGGGTCAACCTGCACCGCGTTAATGTACCGCAACAGAATGCTGGAGAATCTCGGCTTCGGCTCCTCTCCACCAAGGCCATAGGCCTCAACTAGATTCCGGAGGAAATCCTTTGCCGCGGCCAAGAAGGCATCCCAATGGTACTCGTCCGTGAAGTTCAGCGTGGCTACTCCGGGTCCGGCTTGAATCAATGGATATGCGCCCTTCGCCTTACGAAACCGGTATTTGACCTCATGGGGCGTGATCTCATCGGGCAATTGGGCAGCAGCCAATCTGTCTATATGCGAATAATCATCCTTGAGAAGATCGTGGAACTTGCCCACGTAAAAGGGGTACATTGGATCCCGACGAACGCCCTTCGCGATCTTTTCAAGTTCCCATTTGAGCTCCAGAATCGCCTCAACTAGAGGCTTGTTTGACAGCTTTATGGACATGTTATCGATCCTTGTTCAACTTGTCTTCAATGAGAATCTCGCCAAACCACTGACTTTGGGGGACAGCGCTCTCTGAAATCCGCTTTGATCCCTTTTTTCCCGTTGCCCGTCGAAATCTAAACCATATCTGACACGTTCATGTTCCTGTTCCCACAGACGCTATGCACAGCTCTATCTAATACTGTCGTATAGGCAAACGTTTGATTCAAGTGATTTCAACTGAGGTAGTCCTGTTTGCTAATCGTGACCCCTGACGCCCTCACTCCTCCATCCCATCCCACGCCTCAAGCACCAGCCTCCGCGTGAAGTATTCGCTGAAAGACAGGTGATCATTCATTCTACCCCCCCAGTATCTCGCGCCAGTCATAGATGGAGTGCACATGGCCCTGCTCGGCCAGCAAGCGCTGAGGTTCAGCCCCGCCCC contains:
- a CDS encoding TIGR04255 family protein; this translates as MSIKLSNKPLVEAILELKWELEKIAKGVRRDPMYPFYVGKFHDLLKDDYSHIDRLAAAQLPDEITPHEVKYRFRKAKGAYPLIQAGPGVATLNFTDEYHWDAFLAAAKDFLRNLVEAYGLGGEEPKPRFSSILLRYINAVQVDPRDTDIIEYMSAKLHTKVALPDQVAASPQISGDPVGFYLSMSYPLNRPEGVGTIRLATGQSSGKPAVIWELNIQSQKEQSPREVDECELWLKNAHEVAESWFFNLIKGELENQFGGSEDA